A part of Desulfonatronovibrio magnus genomic DNA contains:
- a CDS encoding ATP-binding protein → MDLRFLPHNTHLDSPEQFSQLDPHLRQLGKQHLIHKSPLLDILPRNKPGIFTLSGGRQIGKTTLMKQWMAEQLLQGTPPENIRFVTGELIEDHHALVRLFSDMLSAMPEAEHKYLILDEVTYIREWDKAVKYLADAGLLERVGLFLTGSDMTLIKEARMRFPGRRGKESRVDFHLYPLNFLETVQLKENFSSSDIDTLVNEQAEPSLDLMDRLFREFECYLIHGGFLTAMNDLEEHGAILPATYYTYTDWVRGDFLKRGRRENSLQEILRAIIKSYGSQVTWNSLTREMSIEHPKTVADHVSLLESMDVVFVLHALIEDKLAAAPKKARKVFFCDPFIFHCAMSWLWPCSNPYQDQSLPLLADSRKAGLLVESCAASLYGRNYPVYYIKAKGEVDIAYVHDGRFWPVEVKWTSQLRPGELKQIVKYPNGLILNKSRQRGSIQNIPTSPLPLELLRLGTHSQNGSITRFLKTY, encoded by the coding sequence ATGGATCTCAGGTTTCTGCCGCATAATACTCATCTGGATTCTCCAGAACAATTCAGCCAATTGGACCCCCATCTGCGCCAACTTGGCAAACAGCACCTTATCCACAAATCCCCTCTTCTTGATATCCTGCCCCGCAACAAGCCGGGCATATTCACCTTAAGCGGAGGCCGGCAGATAGGCAAAACCACCTTGATGAAACAGTGGATGGCAGAGCAACTTTTGCAGGGTACGCCTCCAGAAAATATCCGTTTTGTTACAGGTGAGCTTATTGAAGACCATCATGCCTTAGTCAGGCTTTTCAGTGATATGTTGTCCGCCATGCCTGAAGCCGAACACAAATATCTGATTCTGGATGAAGTGACTTATATCCGGGAGTGGGACAAGGCAGTTAAATATCTGGCAGATGCAGGGTTATTGGAAAGGGTGGGGCTTTTTTTAACTGGCTCTGATATGACCCTCATCAAAGAGGCACGGATGCGTTTTCCTGGCAGGCGGGGAAAAGAGAGCAGGGTTGATTTTCATCTTTATCCCCTGAACTTTTTAGAGACTGTCCAGTTGAAAGAAAACTTCAGTTCGTCTGATATTGACACCCTTGTCAATGAACAGGCTGAGCCTTCCCTGGATCTGATGGATAGGCTTTTCCGGGAGTTTGAATGTTATCTCATCCACGGAGGTTTTTTAACAGCCATGAATGATCTGGAGGAGCATGGGGCTATTTTGCCGGCAACTTATTATACCTACACTGACTGGGTCAGAGGGGATTTTTTGAAGCGCGGTCGCCGGGAAAATTCATTGCAGGAAATTCTGAGAGCCATTATCAAATCTTATGGCAGTCAGGTAACCTGGAATTCTTTAACCCGGGAAATGAGCATTGAGCATCCCAAAACCGTGGCCGACCATGTGAGTCTTCTTGAATCTATGGATGTGGTCTTTGTGCTGCATGCTCTTATTGAAGACAAGCTTGCTGCAGCCCCAAAAAAAGCCCGCAAGGTGTTTTTTTGCGATCCGTTCATTTTCCACTGCGCCATGTCCTGGCTTTGGCCCTGTTCTAATCCTTATCAGGATCAAAGTTTGCCGTTACTTGCTGATTCACGAAAAGCAGGCCTGCTGGTTGAGTCTTGCGCCGCATCTTTATATGGCCGAAACTATCCTGTTTACTATATAAAAGCCAAGGGTGAGGTAGATATAGCCTATGTTCATGACGGACGATTCTGGCCTGTGGAAGTTAAGTGGACTTCTCAGCTTCGCCCTGGAGAGCTCAAGCAGATTGTCAAGTATCCCAACGGGCTTATTCTCAACAAGTCCAGACAAAGGGGCTCGATACAAAACATCCCTACCAGTCCTCTGCCTCTGGAACTTTTACGACTTGGGACTCATAGTCAGAACGGGAGCATTACGCGTTTTTTGAAAACATATTGA
- a CDS encoding RecQ family ATP-dependent DNA helicase: MLNQALEKNFGFTGFKPGQKQVMEKIMQGRSSLAVFPTGAGKSLCYQLPAVLLPHMTLVVSPLLSLMKDQVDFLQSKSIPAARLDSSLSFDDYMNILGQAKSGQLKILMIAVERFKNERFRQHLKQMRVSLMVVDEAHCISEWGHNFRPDYLKLPVYRREFNIPQGLLLTATATPRVMLDMCARFDVDKSDVVVTGFHRPNLILKVAPTPEADKADVLVRRLLESREAPTIVYVTLQKTAEQAAEILADAGIEARAYHAGMTNEHREAIQNDFMSGKVHCVVATIAFGMGIDKKDIRRVIHYDLPKSIENYSQEIGRAGRDGKESLCLTLASKDKVNVLENFVYGDMPEKQGIARLLRIIASSEDDELHLSLYSLSGELNIRLLPLKTLLVYLELEKILESRASYYSQYSFQPVKDLEDICRSFQGERQEFVRIIFRNSQAKRTWTHADIDGAAAESGSPRSRVVTALEYFNEQGWIMLRASGTMDVFQIINRNFDQQELTEKLYALFKNKQDHEINRIHLVLRFLQSSPCLSFNLARYFGEQMPEGACGKCSACRDGGPAVLEDTKKLAPLSDPEHQELLERSVKFFGRNVELRSLTRFLCGVNSPSLTKLKASKSGDFGRLQDYPFASVLEWVKKGLERR; the protein is encoded by the coding sequence ATGCTGAATCAAGCCCTTGAAAAGAATTTCGGATTTACCGGGTTCAAGCCGGGACAAAAACAGGTCATGGAAAAAATCATGCAGGGCAGGTCCTCACTGGCTGTGTTTCCAACCGGGGCCGGCAAGTCCCTGTGTTATCAGCTGCCTGCTGTTCTCCTGCCCCACATGACCCTGGTGGTATCGCCTCTGCTCAGTCTGATGAAGGATCAGGTTGATTTTCTGCAAAGCAAATCAATACCCGCTGCCAGGCTGGATTCCTCCCTTTCTTTTGATGATTACATGAACATACTTGGGCAGGCCAAAAGCGGCCAGCTCAAGATACTTATGATTGCTGTGGAAAGGTTTAAGAACGAGCGCTTCAGGCAGCATCTGAAACAGATGCGGGTATCGCTCATGGTGGTGGATGAGGCGCACTGCATATCAGAATGGGGTCATAATTTTCGCCCAGACTATCTTAAACTCCCTGTATACAGGCGGGAATTTAATATCCCCCAGGGGCTTCTTCTGACAGCAACAGCCACACCAAGGGTCATGCTGGATATGTGCGCCAGGTTTGACGTGGATAAAAGTGATGTTGTGGTTACTGGGTTTCACCGTCCCAATCTAATACTGAAGGTAGCTCCCACCCCGGAGGCTGACAAAGCAGATGTTCTGGTTCGGAGACTCCTTGAGTCCCGGGAAGCGCCGACTATTGTATATGTTACTCTGCAGAAAACAGCGGAGCAAGCGGCTGAGATTCTTGCTGATGCCGGAATTGAGGCCAGGGCTTATCATGCGGGTATGACCAATGAGCACAGAGAAGCCATTCAGAATGACTTCATGTCCGGCAAAGTCCATTGCGTGGTGGCCACCATTGCCTTTGGCATGGGGATTGATAAAAAGGATATCCGCAGGGTGATTCATTATGACCTGCCAAAGTCCATAGAAAATTACAGCCAGGAAATAGGGCGGGCCGGGCGCGATGGAAAAGAATCCCTGTGTCTGACACTGGCCAGTAAAGACAAAGTGAATGTTCTGGAAAATTTTGTGTACGGCGATATGCCGGAAAAGCAGGGCATTGCAAGGCTGCTGAGGATTATTGCTTCAAGTGAGGATGATGAGCTGCACTTAAGCCTTTATTCCCTGTCAGGTGAGTTGAATATCAGGCTTCTTCCGTTAAAAACTTTACTGGTATATCTGGAACTGGAAAAAATCCTTGAGTCCCGAGCATCCTATTATTCCCAGTATTCATTCCAGCCTGTAAAAGACCTTGAGGATATTTGCCGCAGTTTTCAGGGAGAAAGGCAGGAATTTGTGCGGATCATTTTCAGAAACAGTCAGGCCAAACGAACCTGGACTCATGCAGATATTGACGGGGCTGCAGCTGAGTCAGGCTCTCCAAGATCAAGGGTGGTGACAGCCCTGGAGTATTTTAATGAGCAGGGCTGGATAATGCTCAGGGCGTCAGGCACCATGGATGTTTTTCAGATCATAAACAGGAATTTTGATCAGCAGGAGCTGACTGAAAAGCTTTATGCCCTTTTCAAAAATAAGCAGGATCATGAAATCAACCGCATTCATCTTGTGTTGCGTTTTCTGCAAAGCTCTCCCTGTTTGAGCTTCAATCTGGCCAGATATTTTGGAGAGCAAATGCCTGAAGGGGCGTGTGGAAAGTGTTCAGCCTGCCGTGACGGAGGTCCTGCTGTACTTGAAGATACAAAGAAACTTGCTCCGCTGTCAGACCCAGAACATCAGGAACTGCTTGAAAGGTCTGTGAAATTTTTTGGCCGAAATGTTGAGCTTAGAAGTCTGACCAGGTTTTTGTGCGGGGTAAACTCGCCCTCACTGACAAAACTAAAGGCATCCAAGTCCGGGGATTTTGGACGGCTTCAGGATTATCCCTTTGCCTCTGTTCTGGAGTGGGTCAAGAAAGGTCTGGAAAGAAGGTAG